One genomic segment of Mycolicibacterium psychrotolerans includes these proteins:
- a CDS encoding zinc metalloprotease, whose translation MTVTSEGSAPPQEVLKRADGVELIGEMAGSGYKVPPSLVRRADGQTIQLTPLLYAILREIDGARTPEMVAAAVSEATGRTVSEDNIRHLVDKQLRPLGLLVLPDGGQPATKKRNPLLGLRFRYAVTEPDRTRRLTDPFRFLFRPWMVVPMLAVFAVVCWWVFFRKGLAHAAYDAFERPGLLILVFVVTILSAGFHEFGHAAAARYGGATPGAMGFGVYLVWPAFYTDVTDTYRLGRRARVRTDLGGLYFNAIVAVAIAGLWWWLKYDALLLVVATQILQMLRQLAPMVRFDGYHVLADLTGVPDLYSRIKPTLLGLLPWRWGDPHARMLKPWARILVTVWVLVVVPMLLSAIAGAILALPRLLGSAWSALGTQSDVLTNSWADGDFIQVVARVLAIVAIVIPVAGVLYMLVRFGRQTALSAWKTTAGKPVMRVLVMLAGAVLASGIAYAWWPGESNYRPIQPWERGTVGDIAYALGMERLAHEKPLQRTEGTRPVAASRTIAPGQRGVMQVMWDTRTSLPKAGQPRLMVVLIPRILRSGGASTGATTVADKGWVFPVDKPLTPGPGDNQALAVNTRNNTVVYEAAFALVWETDENYAENINDAEAYASCRNCGAVAVAYQVVFVIDNDDTNDNVATPQNLAGALSYDCINCLTYALAQQLFITVDEPLSAGAMAKIDEVWTRVAAFQKSIEAGQVKLADIQPQLQAYTDEIKAIVEEDQPGTFATSTAVATTSAPAAPSSSAAPSVSATPVATPTSGTPEPSASAAPSPSETAAPSTSAAPTTTAGSTSTVVVSDPTATVDPSATGSTSTGTATSGDTTSGGTTSGGTTSGGTASDGGTASTP comes from the coding sequence GTGACCGTGACGAGCGAGGGGTCGGCGCCTCCGCAGGAGGTGCTGAAGCGGGCCGACGGCGTCGAGCTGATCGGGGAGATGGCGGGATCGGGCTACAAGGTCCCGCCCTCCCTGGTCCGCCGCGCCGACGGGCAGACGATCCAGCTCACCCCGCTGCTCTACGCGATCCTGCGCGAAATCGACGGCGCCCGCACCCCGGAGATGGTCGCGGCCGCGGTGTCCGAGGCGACCGGGCGCACGGTCTCCGAGGACAACATCCGTCACCTTGTCGACAAGCAGTTGCGGCCACTGGGCCTGCTGGTGCTGCCCGACGGCGGCCAGCCGGCGACAAAGAAGCGGAACCCTTTGCTCGGCTTGCGGTTTCGCTATGCAGTGACCGAACCCGACCGCACCCGCCGGCTCACCGACCCGTTCCGGTTCCTGTTCCGGCCGTGGATGGTCGTTCCGATGCTCGCGGTGTTCGCGGTCGTGTGCTGGTGGGTGTTCTTCCGCAAGGGTCTGGCCCACGCCGCCTACGACGCTTTCGAACGACCCGGGCTGCTGATCCTCGTCTTCGTGGTGACGATCCTGTCCGCGGGGTTTCACGAATTCGGGCACGCCGCGGCGGCGCGCTACGGCGGTGCCACACCGGGTGCCATGGGGTTCGGGGTCTACCTCGTCTGGCCGGCCTTCTACACCGACGTGACCGACACCTACCGCCTCGGTCGTCGGGCCCGGGTGCGCACCGACCTCGGCGGGCTCTACTTCAACGCGATCGTCGCGGTGGCGATCGCCGGCCTGTGGTGGTGGCTCAAGTACGACGCCCTCCTGCTCGTGGTCGCAACGCAGATCCTGCAGATGCTGCGCCAGCTCGCGCCGATGGTGCGGTTCGACGGCTATCACGTGCTCGCCGACCTGACCGGTGTCCCGGACCTGTACTCGCGGATCAAGCCGACCCTGCTCGGGCTGTTGCCGTGGCGCTGGGGCGATCCGCACGCGCGGATGCTCAAGCCGTGGGCCCGCATCCTCGTCACGGTCTGGGTGCTGGTGGTGGTTCCGATGCTGCTGTCGGCGATCGCCGGCGCGATCCTCGCGCTGCCCCGCCTGCTCGGCTCCGCATGGTCGGCCCTGGGGACGCAGAGCGACGTGCTCACCAATTCGTGGGCCGACGGCGACTTCATCCAGGTCGTCGCCCGTGTCCTGGCCATCGTGGCGATCGTCATCCCGGTGGCCGGCGTGCTCTACATGCTCGTCCGGTTCGGCCGGCAGACCGCGCTGAGCGCGTGGAAGACCACGGCCGGCAAGCCGGTGATGCGGGTGCTGGTCATGTTGGCCGGTGCCGTGCTCGCGAGTGGGATCGCCTACGCGTGGTGGCCGGGGGAGTCGAACTACCGGCCGATCCAGCCGTGGGAGCGGGGCACCGTCGGTGACATCGCCTACGCGCTGGGCATGGAACGCCTGGCGCATGAGAAGCCGCTGCAGCGGACGGAGGGGACGCGGCCCGTCGCCGCGAGCCGGACGATCGCGCCGGGGCAACGCGGCGTGATGCAGGTGATGTGGGACACCCGCACGTCCCTGCCGAAGGCGGGTCAGCCGCGGCTGATGGTCGTGCTGATCCCCCGGATCCTGCGCAGCGGTGGCGCATCGACCGGCGCCACGACAGTGGCCGACAAGGGCTGGGTGTTCCCCGTCGACAAGCCGCTCACCCCGGGCCCCGGCGACAACCAGGCGCTGGCGGTCAACACCCGGAACAACACCGTGGTCTACGAGGCCGCCTTCGCGCTGGTGTGGGAGACCGACGAGAACTACGCCGAGAACATCAACGACGCGGAAGCCTATGCGTCGTGCCGGAATTGCGGTGCGGTGGCGGTGGCCTACCAGGTGGTGTTCGTCATCGACAACGACGACACCAACGACAACGTGGCCACGCCGCAGAACCTCGCGGGCGCGTTGAGCTACGACTGCATCAACTGCCTGACCTACGCGCTGGCGCAGCAGCTGTTCATCACCGTCGACGAGCCGCTCTCGGCCGGGGCGATGGCGAAGATCGACGAGGTGTGGACGCGGGTCGCCGCCTTCCAGAAGTCGATCGAGGCGGGTCAGGTGAAGCTCGCCGACATCCAGCCCCAGCTGCAGGCCTACACCGACGAGATCAAGGCCATCGTCGAAGAGGATCAACCCGGCACGTTCGCGACGTCGACAGCGGTGGCCACGACATCCGCGCCCGCCGCACCGTCCTCGAGCGCCGCGCCGAGTGTGTCGGCCACCCCGGTGGCGACGCCGACCAGTGGTACCCCGGAGCCCAGCGCCAGCGCCGCGCCGTCACCGAGTGAGACGGCCGCCCCGTCGACCTCCGCGGCGCCGACGACGACGGCGGGCTCGACGTCGACCGTTGTGGTGTCCGACCCCACCGCGACGGTTGACCCGTCGGCGACGGGCTCGACGTCGACGGGAACGGCGACGTCGGGGGACACCACGTCCGGTGGCACGACGTCCGGTGGGACGACGTCGGGTGGGACGGCATCGGACGGGGGCACGGCAAGTACGCCGTGA